The Pleuronectes platessa chromosome 13, fPlePla1.1, whole genome shotgun sequence genome includes a window with the following:
- the ptf1a gene encoding pancreas transcription factor 1 subunit alpha, with protein sequence MDSVLDPFSALDSFSSPPYFDDDDFFTDHSSRDGHLDTDDFLEDDVDFLTSHFQDYYSKDDCSRAAPNDGDYDIGNMSFSSSSSTFSYGCADSTSDLSPQTGHHGGPLLKRRRRMRSDREMQHLRQAANVRERRRMQSINDAFEGLRTHIPTLPYEKRLSKVDTLRLAIGYINFLAELVQSDLPIKNSSTEIHVQPKKVIICHRGTRSPSPSDPDYGLPPLAGHSLSWSDEKQLREQNIIRTTKVWTPEDPRKRPNKPGHTDIENEPPLGLVANYQSI encoded by the exons ATGGACAGTGTGCTAGACCCGTTCTCTGCACTCgactctttctcctctcctccttatTTCGACGATGACGACTTTTTCACCGACCACTCGTCAAGAGACGGACACTTGGACACTGATGACTTTTTGGAGGACGACGTCGACTTCCTCACCAGTCATTTCCAAGACTATTACAGCAAAGACGACTGCAGCAGAGCAGCCCCTAATGATGGAGACTACGACATCGGCAACATGtccttttcctcctcatcctccaccttCTCATACGGCTGTGCTGACAGCACGTCGGACCTGTCCCCACAGACGGGCCATCACGGCGGACCACTACTGAAGCGGAGGAGGCGGATGCGGTCTGACAGAGAGATGCAGCACTTGAGACAGGCGGCCAACGTCAGGGAGCGACGACGTATGCAGTCCATCAATGACGCGTTCGAGGGTCTTCGCACCCACATCCCCACTCTGCCCTACGAAAAGAGACTGTCCAAGGTGGACACTCTGCGGCTCGCCATCGGCTACATCAACTTCCTTGCCGAGCTTGTGCAATCCGATCTGCCAATCAAAAACTCCAGCACTGAAATCCACGTGCAACCCAAGAAGGTTATCATCTGTCACAGGGGAACAA GGTCTCCCTCTCCAAGCGACCCGGACTACGGGCTGCCTCCGCTGGCCGGTCACTCTCTGTCATGGTCGGATGAAAAACAACTCCGGGAGCAGAACATAATCCGCACCACCAAGGTCTGGACCCCGGAAGATCCGAGAAAACGGCCCAACAAACCGGGCCACACGGATATTGAAAACGAGCCTCCTCTCGGCCTTGTGGCCAATTACCAGTCCATCTGA